From one Pontibacillus sp. HMF3514 genomic stretch:
- a CDS encoding competence protein ComK → MVEVLKKSYVVNERTKAILINPDPMYPTKILEDNQVILCRQTPKEIVNQSCLLGGSTLRGRRLAMEKMLHTKTKLPIPVKPNEGIFLFPTRSPRSVYCEWISFFHVKQFHEVKGTKGSTVYFSDDSELHIPTSGFSVRRQMQLTGLAIATFYKNEICGRRTD, encoded by the coding sequence GTGGTAGAGGTATTGAAGAAAAGTTATGTGGTGAATGAAAGAACAAAAGCGATTTTGATTAATCCAGATCCAATGTATCCAACAAAAATTTTGGAGGACAATCAGGTTATTTTATGTAGACAAACTCCAAAAGAAATCGTGAACCAATCATGTTTATTAGGGGGTTCAACACTCCGAGGCAGGCGACTTGCTATGGAAAAGATGTTACATACGAAAACAAAGCTCCCAATTCCAGTAAAGCCGAACGAAGGCATATTTTTATTTCCAACAAGATCCCCACGAAGCGTCTACTGCGAATGGATTTCATTCTTTCATGTAAAACAATTTCACGAAGTAAAAGGAACCAAAGGCAGCACCGTGTACTTCAGCGATGATTCAGAGCTTCACATTCCAACCTCAGGATTCTCAGTCCGCCGACAAATGCAGTTAACAGGCCTAGCCATTGCGACATTTTATAAAAACGAAATTTGTGGAAGACGGACAGATTAA
- a CDS encoding Ig-like domain-containing protein — MKKHSNKIFSVLASSLIVLSAPTVTLADSDDLKDHDGKQKWEQKEKELKQWADKMKSNDDRWEKDKERAQEKLEEIREKLEEKKKEIREKLEEKHAKAVEKRFDLLNKRLDKIEEHIEKINDVMEEYFEKELDDEEDSEEESDENTQDGTDEGSTEDGEETDTEEDSTEDGEETDTEEDSTEDGEETDTEEDSTEDGEETDTEEDSTEDGEEADTEEDSTEDGEETDSEEDSTEDREETDSEEDSTEDGEETDSEEDSTEDGEESDSDEESDEDEEESDSEDEEDVVDEDEEKEEEEELEGYDERAHSFSGKLDAQLHKLNAMDRYFDKLDQWAEQKAGKDLELDAVAEVQERIDELRSEVEESKERLAEWQKEMKEKVDQEEDKEELEEREQVEQDKVWSVNFNKELSEEAVDSMNFLVFDQDMNVIPVTAEYDAENTSVSITPEKSYESGKTYTLFIAKDVQDESGLSLKNAVQMDFTID; from the coding sequence ATGAAAAAGCACTCGAACAAAATTTTTTCCGTATTGGCATCATCTTTAATTGTATTATCCGCACCAACTGTCACTCTAGCAGACTCTGACGACCTCAAGGATCATGATGGGAAGCAAAAGTGGGAGCAAAAAGAAAAGGAGCTCAAGCAGTGGGCTGATAAAATGAAGAGCAATGACGACCGCTGGGAAAAAGATAAGGAACGAGCTCAAGAGAAATTAGAAGAAATACGAGAAAAATTAGAAGAAAAGAAAAAAGAAATTCGTGAAAAACTTGAAGAAAAACATGCAAAAGCTGTCGAAAAACGCTTTGACCTATTAAACAAACGATTAGATAAAATCGAAGAACATATTGAAAAAATAAACGACGTAATGGAAGAATACTTCGAAAAAGAATTAGATGACGAAGAGGATTCCGAAGAAGAATCAGATGAAAACACTCAAGATGGTACTGATGAAGGTTCCACAGAAGATGGAGAAGAAACAGATACTGAAGAAGACTCCACAGAAGATGGAGAGGAAACAGATACTGAAGAAGACTCCACAGAAGACGGAGAAGAAACAGATACTGAAGAAGACTCCACAGAAGATGGAGAGGAAACAGATACTGAAGAAGACTCCACAGAAGACGGAGAGGAAGCAGATACTGAAGAAGATTCCACAGAAGATGGAGAAGAAACAGACTCTGAAGAAGACTCCACAGAAGACAGAGAAGAAACAGACTCTGAAGAGGACTCCACAGAAGATGGAGAGGAAACAGACTCTGAAGAAGACTCCACAGAAGATGGAGAGGAATCTGATTCTGATGAAGAATCCGATGAAGACGAAGAAGAATCTGACTCCGAAGATGAAGAAGATGTCGTAGACGAAGATGAAGAGAAAGAAGAAGAGGAAGAACTAGAAGGCTACGACGAACGTGCTCATAGTTTCTCAGGTAAACTCGATGCTCAGTTACATAAACTGAACGCAATGGACCGTTACTTTGACAAACTAGATCAGTGGGCTGAGCAAAAAGCTGGGAAAGACCTAGAACTTGATGCCGTTGCTGAAGTACAAGAACGTATCGACGAGCTACGCAGTGAGGTAGAAGAGTCTAAAGAGCGTCTTGCAGAATGGCAAAAAGAAATGAAAGAAAAGGTAGACCAAGAGGAAGATAAAGAGGAGCTCGAAGAACGCGAACAAGTAGAGCAAGATAAAGTTTGGAGCGTTAACTTCAACAAAGAACTTTCCGAAGAAGCTGTAGACTCCATGAACTTCCTTGTATTCGACCAGGATATGAACGTAATCCCTGTTACGGCTGAATACGATGCAGAAAACACATCTGTATCCATCACACCTGAGAAAAGTTACGAATCAGGCAAAACCTACACACTATTCATTGCAAAAGACGTCCAAGACGAAAGCGGTCTTTCTCTGAAGAACGCTGTTCAAATGGACTTTACAATTGATTAA